A stretch of DNA from Gemmatimonadales bacterium:
TCGGTGCTGGCGGTGGACGTGGTGGACGCGGCCTCGGTGTTAGCGCTCGCCCCCGGCGCCGTGGTGAGGGTGCGATATCCACCGGCTGCGCCTCGCCAGGCGATGCTGGTCGATGCCACTCGCACGTTCCGCCAGCGGAACCGGTTCCACTTTCTCTTTCTCGTGCTTGCCTGGGCCGGGATCGGTGTCGCAGCGGGGCTGGCCTGGCGCCTGCGCGGGCGGCGCCGTGCGGCGGCGGCCGCATGAGCGCCACGGCGCCGGTGGACCGCCTCGACGGCCTGGTCGCGCAGCACCCCAACCGGGTCGAGCTCACGGGGACGCTCCGCTCGCTCGGATTCCCCGACCGCTGCGCAAACTGCGGTGCCGCGACGACCGAGCGGTTGCCCGTCCGCAAGGTGTTCGGCCGGAGTGCGGGCTATCAGCGCCGCGCCTTCTCGAGACGATATCTGGGCTACCGCATCGACACCGCGCGGGTGCCGTACTGTCGCGCCTGCATCGCGCAGGACGCGCGCGAGCGCGAGTCGCTGGCGTCGCGCTGGCGTCGGCGTCTCGGCGGCATGCTCATCCGGTTCTTTCCGGCGGTGTTTCCGCTCGGCTTCGCCGTCTATCTGCTCACCACGATCGAGCCTCCGACCCACCCGGGCGACGCGACCGGCGTCTTCGAGCGCGGCCTTGCGCTCCTGTTCGGACTCTCCGGCGCGGGTCTGCTGGCGTATGCCTGGTGGGACACTCGCAACTGCATGGTACCGAAGCAGACCAGCGTCACCCTCGCCTTCGACTTCAGCCCCGACGTGTCCGACCTACTCGACCGCGCCCAACGCCGCGTCTATGCCATCCGCGACGCGCCGTTCGCCGAGGCGTTCACGGCGTTGAACCGGGACCGACTGTGGCAGCCGAGTCCGGCGGCGGAGCGGGCCGAGATGCGGGTGTGGATCGCGTGCGCAATCTTCCTCGTGGTCGCGGCAATCGCGGCGGCGGTGCTCAATCGATAGGGTTGCCGGCCGGGGGCATCGGTCGCCGAGGTCAGCGATGCACCCGCGTATGCTGCGAGGTCCACGCGACCTGCCAGGTCTTCCCGCCATCGGCGGAATACGCCTGTTCCAGGCGGTAGGACGTCGGCGTGATATCGGACAGCACGCTCCGGGCGAGAACGGTGCGGCCGTCGTCGAGCTGCTCCATGTCGTAGAACTCGCCCCGTCCCCCGCGGAACCCGCCGATCGCCGGTGGGGTCATCACCCCCCCTCCGCTGCCGGCGAACGACACGTTCCACTGACGCGCCTGGGGATTGTAGGTCCTGAGGATCAGGCCTTCACTGTGGCCGGACGGTGGATTCGAGGCCAGCTCGAGAAGGACGCCGCGGCCGTTCCACAGCTTTCGGGCCACCGACGTGCCGTCGAAGTGGATCCAGCTCGCCGAGTCGGTGAGCGGGTGCAGCAGCCGGGAGTTCCGGACCGTCCAGGTTCCGATCTCGAAGTCGAAATCGTGCGGCGCGTCATTGGTCGGCGGGGCCGGTTCCTCCCGGATCCTAGTGTCGGTCGCGATCCAGTTGAGTTCCCAGGTCTTGCCCCCGTCGTCCGAGAACGATTGCTCGAAGCGGCACGAGCCGGGCGTGATGTCCTTCCAGACGTTCCGCACCAGGATCATCCGGCCGTCGAACTCTTCCTGGTCGTAGAACTCGCCCCGCCCATTCTCAAACCTGCCGACCGTGGGGACGCCCAGGGTGCCGCTCGCCGAGCTGACGTAATTGAGGCTCCACTGACCCGAGCGGGGATTGTACAGCCGGAGCGACAACCCCTGGATGTGCCGGCCGTCCGGCCCGTCCACCTCCAGCTCGACGGTGTTGGCGCGGCCATTCCAAAGCTTCCGGACCAACGAGGTCCCGTCGTAGGCGGTCCACTTGGTGCTGCCGGACAGCGGGCGCTCCAGCCGGGAGATGTGGGTCTTCCAGTTCCCGATCTCGAAGTCGAATTCGTGCTCGCCGTTCCGCGCGGCCTGGCCGTGGAGCGGGAGCGGGCTCACGGCCAGGAGAAGGGCGGTCAGGTAGGTGCGCGGCCTCATCCCGGTCGAGTCTACCTCCCTCGACTAGGCGGTTCTAGAACGGGGGCTGCGCGCTGGTACGGGAGTGACGTCTGGTGGTGGCGCGGAACGCGGCGGGGGTCATACCCGTGTGCTTCCGGAACACCCGGGAAAAATGACTCTGATCGCAGAAGCCCGACCGGACGCTGATCTCCGCGATCGAGGCGCTGCCGTCGGCCAACTCCCGCGCGGCGCGCTCGATCCGAAGCCGGCGGATGTAGTCGCCGGTGGATCGGTGGTACTGGGCCCGGAAGCTCCGCGCCAGGTGGGCGGGGTGGATCCCGACCTGCCGCGCGATGGACGACAGGGTGAGCGGCTGGTCGAGGCTCTCGTGGATCAGGTCGCGGGCCCGGGCCAGCCACGCGGGTCGGGCTCCGGTGGATTCGCCGCCGGCGGCTCGCGACGCTTCGACCAGCAGCTCCAGGATCAGGCCCTCCACCGCGAGCGGCGAGAGGCCGTCTCCGTCGGTGAATTCCCGGTAGATGCGCTGGCCCAGCCCCGCGAGCGTGGCCGTGCGGAACAGACCCGGTCGGGTGGTGATGTCGGCA
This window harbors:
- a CDS encoding AraC family transcriptional regulator — its product is MHQPHTAELGMVRTRAIGGFRLTEFAQPPHRRLPWHEHHAASICFVVAGSYAERLRSVARECPPQSVMFKPAAERHADEFGSDGGTCLLIEIAPGRLETIEPYADITTRPGLFRTATLAGLGQRIYREFTDGDGLSPLAVEGLILELLVEASRAAGGESTGARPAWLARARDLIHESLDQPLTLSSIARQVGIHPAHLARSFRAQYHRSTGDYIRRLRIERAARELADGSASIAEISVRSGFCDQSHFSRVFRKHTGMTPAAFRATTRRHSRTSAQPPF